In Parageobacillus sp. KH3-4, the genomic window TGTTATTTTATAGAATGTTAATGGATTTTGACGTATGAGGTCGGACGTTTTTGATGTTTTGTGAAATAATGAACGAATGAGGTGGCAACATGAAACGTATAGGTGTATTAACAAGTGGCGGAGATTCACCAGGTATGAATGCGGCGATCCGAGCTGTCGTCCGCAAGGCGATTTACCATGGAATAGAAGTATTTGGAGTGTACCACGGATATGCCGGTTTGATCGCTGGAAAGATAAGAAAGTTGGAAGTGGGAGATGTCGGCGACATCATCCATCGCGGGGGAACGATACTGTATACGGCGCGCTGTCCGGAATTTAAGACAGAAGAAGGGCAGCTAAAAGGAATTGAGCAATTGAAAAAACACGGCATCGAAGGATTAGTCGTTATCGGCGGAGACGGTTCCTACCAAGGGGCGAAAAAGTTGACAGAGCACGGTTTCCCTTGTGTCGGGGTGCCAGGAACGATCGACAATGACATTCCTGGAACGGATTTTACGATTGGTTTTGACACGGCGTTAAATACGGTGATTGACGCGATCGACAAAATTCGTGATACCGCTACATCGCATGAACGAACGTATGTGATTGAAGTAATGGGACGTCATGCTGGGGATATTGCGTTATGGTCAGGGCTTGCTGGAGGAGCGGAAACGATTTTAATTCCAGAAGCTGATTACGATATGGATGATATTATTGCCCGGTTAAAACGCGGGCATGAACGCGGCAAAAAACATAGCATTATTATCGTTGCTGAAGGTGTCGGAAGCGGGGTCGAGTTTGGAAAGAAAATTCAAGAAGCGACAGGTTTTGAAACGCGCGTTACAGTGCTGGGGCATGTGCAGCGCGGCGGTTCTCCAACTGCGTTTGACCGCGTGTTGGCCAGCCGCTTAGGTGCTCGGGCAGTAGAATTATTGTTAGAAGGCAAAGGCGGTCGTTGCGTTGGTATCCAAAATAATCAGCTTGTCGACCATGATATTGCGGAAGCGTTGGCAACTAAACATACCGTTGATCAAAAAATGTATTTGCTGTCGAAAGAGCTATCTATTTAGTATATTCCCGGTGGAAAGGAAGAAACATGATGATGCGGAAAACGAAAATCGTCTGTACGATTGGCCCTGCTAGTGAAAGCGTGGACAAGCTTGTGGAATTGATCAATGCTGGAATGAACGTGGCGCGTTTAAACTTTTCCCACGGAGATTATGCGGAACATGGACGGCGCATTCAAAACATTCGCGAAGCGGTAAAACGGACGGGAAAAACGGTAGCGATTCTTTTAGATACAAAAGGCCCGGAAATTCGCACGCATAATATGGAAAACGGAGCGATTGAGCTAAAAGAAGGAGAACAGCTTATCATTTCTATGAGAGAAGTGCTTGGGACACCGGAGAAAATTTCCGTTACGTACGAAAAGCTAGTTGATGATGTTGCGCCCGGAGCAAAAATTCTTCTCGATGACGGTTTAATCGGATTAGAAGTGATTTCGGTCGATCAACAAGCGCGCGAAATCGTGACAAGGGTATTAAATGGGGGCGTGCTGAAAAACAAAAAAGGGGTTAACGTGCCTGGGGTTCGCGTCAATTTGCCGGGCATTACAGATAAAGACCGCCAAGATATTTTGTTTGGTATCGAGCAAGGTGTTGATTTTATCGCTGCTTCGTTTGTGCGACGCGCTTCTGACGTGTTGGAAATCCGCGAGCTGCTTGAGGCAAACAACGCGCTTCATATTCAAATCATCGCAAAAATCGAAAATCAAGAAGGCGTTGATAATATTGATGAAATTTTAGAAGTCGCTGATGGGCTTATGGTGGCGCGCGGCGATCTTGGTGTGGAAATTCCAGCAGAAGAAGTGCCGCTTATCCAAAAAGCGCTGATTAAAAAATGCAATATGCTTGGCAAACCGGTTATCACGGCTACACAAATGCTAGATTCGATGCAGCGCAACCCGAGACCGACGCGGGCGGAGGCAAGCGATGTCGCGAATGCGATTTTTGATGGAACAGATGCGGTGATGTTATCTGGAGAAACAGCGGCAGGGCACTATCCAGTAGAAGCGGTAAAAACCATGCACCAAATTGCTTTGCGCACAGAACAAGCGCTACAATACCGAGAAATATTAGCACAACGGACAAAAGAAAGCGCGACGACGATTACCGATGCAATTGGCCAGTCTGTTGCGCATACGGCGTTAAATCTAGATGTGGCTGCTATCGTAACGCCGACGGTGAGCGGAAAAACGGCAGGAATGGTGTCAAAATATCGTCCGAAGGCACCGATTGTAGCGGTTACTTCCGACGAATCTGTATCGCGCAAATTGGCGCTCATATGGGGAGTGTATTCACAAGTTGCTCCACAAGTGAACACGACCGATGAAATGCTTGATATTGCCGTGGAAGCGGCGATAAAATCAGGAGTAGTAAAACATGGTGATTTAGTCGTCATTACTGCGGGAGTTCCAGTTGGAGAAACGGGGTCGACGAACTTGATGAAAGTGCATGTGATCGGGGATATTATCGCGAAAGGGCAAGGAATCGGTCGTAAGTCTGCGTTCGGAAAGGCGGTTATTGCGAAAACGGCGGAAGAGGCTATCAACAAAATGGTAGAAGGCGGAATTTTAGTAACGTACGGCACGGATGCCGACATGATGGAAGCGCTGGAAAAAGCGGCGGCGATTATTACCGAGGAAGGCGGATTAACGAGCCACGCCGCAGTCGTTGGTTTAAGCCTCGGCATTCCTGTTATTGTCGGTGTAGAAAACGCGACATCGATTTTAAAAGACGGGCAGGAGATTACGGTTGATGCCGGATTTGGCGCTGTTTATCAAGGGCACGCAAGCGTGTTATAAGGTATAATAAAAACAGAGAGAAATTCTCTGTTTTTATTCTTTTTCCGAAAGGGAGAAAAAAGATGAAATGGTTTATCGGAATGTTGATCGTTATTCCCGCCTTGGAAATCGCTTTGTTTATTCTCTCCGGCAAACTGATTGGTGTATGGTCGACGGTTGCGCTTATCGTGCTTACCGGGATAATGGGGGTGTGGCTCGCGAAGCGGCAGGGACTGGCTGTCATTGAAGAAACAAAACGAGAGCTTTTCTATGGACGCCTTCCGAGCGGAGCGATACTCGACGGAATTTGTGTGTTTATCGGCGGCGTGCTTTTATTAACGCCAGGTTTTTTGACAGATGTGGTTGGCGTTTTTCTTCTTCTTCCTGCTACCCGATCTATTGTTAAGCCGTATATCGCGCGTTGGTTAAAGTCGCTTTTTGATACAAAAACGTTTTTCTTTTATAGATAAAAAAGAGCCTTTCCTGCGCTGAAAGGCTCTTTGCATATTTTTATGATGCCGGCTTTCCAATAATAAAATTCCAAATATCGCGAAATACGTTGGCGCTGTGCAGCGTGCGGATGATGACAAGCGTAACGGGCCCAACGATTAACCCGAGAAAACCGATTAATTTAAATCCAACAAATAACGCCACCAACGTAGCGAGTGGATCGAGTCCGATCGATGACGATAATACTTTCGGCTCCATGATTTGCCGCTGAACGAGCACGATAATATAAAGCACGCCTAACCCGATGGCAAACGGTACATCGCCGCTTGCCGCCGCGTAAATAATCCAAGGAACAAAGACGATTCCCGTTCCTAAGTATGGTAAAATATCGACAAGCCCAATAATAAGGGCAATAGTAATGGCGTAGTCGACGCCGAGAATTAGCAATCCGATCAATACAATGACCGTGGTGATGGAAATAAGTGTGGCTTGCGCTTTAATAAAGCCAAATAGCGCCTTTTTTAAATCGAGAAATACCGTTTTTCCGCTCTTGTGCGCTTTTGCCGGCAAAATTTTTTGGACCATTCCGGTAAGACGATACCAGTCTTTGCTAATGAAAAATGTGGCCAACAGCGAAAAAATAAAGACGGTAGCCACATTCGGGAGCCAAGCGAGCAGCTGAGGAATATTTTGCAGCACGTGCTGGATAAATTGTCCGACCGTCGTTGCGATTTGTGTACCTACTGCTTGGATATTGTTCATAATGGTATCTTGCTGGCTGGCATCTAGATTTTTAAATAGGACAGCCAAGTCATGATAAAGCGGGATGATTTGCTGAGCGAAAAACGTTTCAATATACGTAACTAATTTTTGGAATTTTTCTGGCACGACATTTGCCAAATATTGCGTTCCAGAAACAATTTCCGCAATCAGCAAAGTAACTAGACCAGCTACCAGTGCGAATAATACAATTAATGTCACGACCACCGCCAACCATCTTGGCATTTTTACTTTCATTTCGAGAAAATTGACGAGCGGATTGATAAGGAATGCAATAAAAAACGCAATAATAAACGGGTATGTAACCGTTGATACATAATAAAGAGCGATTGCGCCGAAAACGACGATAGCGATCACCAACAAAAAGCGCAAAAAGCTATATAAGTGATGACGGGACAATGTTTCACCCCCATAATTTTTCCATAGTTATATATTACAGGTTTCATTACGTATGTGCAAAGAGAAAAGTTTCAAGCATGGCACATTAAAATTAAAGAAAGGAAGAGCAATCTCGTGAATGGACCAATATTGTTTTTGCTGATTTTATTTATTATTGGATTGATTGCCAAAAATCAATCATTAATGATTGCGGTTGCTGTTTTATTGATCATCAAAATGATCGGATTGGAAGGAAAATGGCTACCTGTGATTCACGAAAAAGGAATTCATTGGGGGGTTACGATCATTACGATCGCCGTATTGGCGCCGATTGCTACGGGAGAGATTGGATTTAAGGAATTAGTTGCTTCATTGCAGTCTTTTTCAGCGTGGATTGCGCTGTTATCGGGAATTTTTGTCGCGTTGGTTGCCAAAGGCGGGATCACATTATTGTCGACAGATCCGCATATGACGGCTGCTCTCGTATTTGGAACGATCATTGCCGTGTCGTTTTTTCACGGCGTTGCCGTTGGACCGCTTATCGGCGCGGGAATTGCTTATATGGTTATGAAAGTGATAGAATATTTTTAGATATCCTATTTTTAAGTTATTTTTGTGTAATACAAAGAATAAGTGGTTTCTGATTCACAAAAGTCAGATAATTGTTTATAATATAGACATGGGCGCTTTACCGCTATCCTTTTGTCACATTCTATTCTAGTAAAAGGCGGCGACATAAAATTATTAATAATATAAAATGTAAGCACTTTCTGCCTTTTTACTTACTTTTACGTGTGATTCTTTTATCTTCATTTCGAGCAAGCGCTCGCTCTCATATTTTACCAAGGCAATTGGGAGAAGGGGAATTTTAAAGAAAAGGAGAGATCATGATGACAGTAACACGCGGTCTAGAAGGGGTTGTCGCAACTACATCAAGCATCAGTTCGATTATTGATGACACGCTAACGTACGTAGGCTATAGTATCGATGATTTAGCAGAGAACGCTACGTTCGAAGAGGTTGTGTATTTGCTTTGGCACCGTGAGCTTCCGACAAAACAGCAGTTGGAAGAATTAAAGCAACAATTGGCGGAAAATGCGACAATTCCGAAAGAAATTATTGAACATTTTAAAATGTATCCAATCGATAAAGTCCATCCGATGGCAGCGTTGCGGACAGCGATTTCTATGTTAGGGCTTTACGATGAAGAAGCGGATGTCATGACAAAAGAAGCAAACTATCGTAAAGCGATTCGCTTGCAAGCGAAAATTCCGACGGTCGTTACCGCTTTCGCCCGCGTGCGAAAGGGATTGGATCCTGTCGAGCCAAGAAAAGATCTAGGATTCGCGGCGAATTTCCTCTATATGTTAACGGGCGAAGAGCCGAATGAAACGGCGGTGGAAGCGTTCAACAAAGCGCTCGTCTTACATGCAGACCATGAATTGAACGCGTCGACATTTACTGCGCGCGTCTGTGTAGCGACATTGTCGGACGTTTACTCTGGCATAACAGCGGCGATTGGGGCGCTGAAAGGACCGCTTCACGGCGGCGCGAATGAAGCAGTAATGAAAATGTTGAAAGAAATTGGAACGATTGATAACGTCGAACCGTATATCCGCGAAAAATTAGAAAACAAAGAAAAAATTATGGGATTTGGCCATCGCGTTTACCGCAAAGGGGATCCACGCGCGAAGCATTTGAGAAAAATGTCAGAGAAATTAACAAAACTTGTTGGCGAACCACACTGGTATGAAATGTCGGCGAAAATTGAAGAGATTGTCACTTCTGAAAAATCGTTGCCGCCAAATGTTGATTTTTACTCGGCGTCTGTTTATCACTGTTTAGGAATTGACCATGACTTATTTACGCCGATTTTTGCCGTAAGCCGCATGTCTGGATGGCTTGCGCATATTTTGGAACAATACGATAACAATCGTCTCATCCGTCCGCGCGCAGAATATACAGGCCCGACGAAGCGGACATATGTTCCGATTGAACAACGTGGTTAATTAGTTTATAAAAGGTGAGAAGATAGTTCTATTCTCACCTTTCAAACAAAAATATATTGGAGGTTGTTATGGTGACGCAAGGGGAAAAAATTACAGTAACAAATGGTGTGCTAAACGTACCAAACAATCCGATTATTCCATTTATTGAAGGGGACGGGACAGGACCGGACATTTGGGCGGCGGCATCCCGCGTGTTAGAAGCCGCGGTAGAAAAGGCGTATAAAGGCGAAAAGAAAATTGTTTGGAAAGAAGTTCTCGCAGGTGAAAAAGCGTACAAGCAAACCGGTGAGTGGCTTCCACAAGAAACGCTTGATGTTATTCGTGAATACATAATTGCTATTAAAGGTCCATTAACGACTCCGGTCGGCGGCGGCATTCGTTCGTTGAACGTAGCGCTGCGCCAAGAATTGGATTTATTCGTTTGCTTGCGCCCTGTCCGCTATTTTAAAGGCGTTCCTTCTCCGGTAAAACGCCCTGAAGATACGGACATGGTCATTTTCCGTGAAAATACGGAAGATATTTATGCAGGAATCGAGTACGCAAAAGGAACACCGGAAGTGAAAAAAGTGATTGATTTCTTGCAGAATGAAATGGGTGTTCGCAAAATCCGCTTCCCGGAAACGTCCGGTATCGGCATTAAACCAATTTCCGAGCAAGGATCGAAGCGGCTGGTGCGCGCCGCAATTAACTACGCGATTGAACATGGCCGGAAATCGGTTACGCTTGTTCACAAAGGAAATATTATGAAATTTACGGAGGGCGCATTTAAAAATTGGGGTTATGAGTTAGCAGAGGAAGAATTTGGCGATAAAGTATTTACATGGGCGCAATATGACCGAATTGTCGAAACAGAAGGAAAAGAAGCGGCGAATAAGGCACTAGCAGAAGCGGAAGAATCCGGAAAAATTATCATCAAAGACGTCATTGCCGATATTTTCTTACAACAAATTTTGACACGTCCGCGTGAGTTTGATGTTGTAGCGACGATGAACTTAAACGGCGATTACATTTCTGACGCGTTAGCAGCGCAAGTCGGCGGCATTGGCATCGCGCCGGGAGCGAACATTAACTACGAAACAGGGCATGCGATTTTTGAAGCTACTCACGGAACGGCTCCGAAATATGCTGGATTAGACAAAGTGAACCCGTCGTCTGTCATTTTGTCCGGTGTGATGATGTTTGAACATCTCGGCTGGAACGAGGCGGCGAAGCTCATTGTCGATGCATTGGAAAAAACGATTGCTGCAAAAATCGTCACATACGATTTTGCCCGCCTCATGGAAGGCGCTACAGAAGTGAAATGCTCGGAATTCGCTGACGCAATCATTCGCAATATGGAATAAAACGAAGAGAGGATGGGAGAATCAATTGAAACGCAAAAAA contains:
- the citZ gene encoding citrate synthase, which translates into the protein MTVTRGLEGVVATTSSISSIIDDTLTYVGYSIDDLAENATFEEVVYLLWHRELPTKQQLEELKQQLAENATIPKEIIEHFKMYPIDKVHPMAALRTAISMLGLYDEEADVMTKEANYRKAIRLQAKIPTVVTAFARVRKGLDPVEPRKDLGFAANFLYMLTGEEPNETAVEAFNKALVLHADHELNASTFTARVCVATLSDVYSGITAAIGALKGPLHGGANEAVMKMLKEIGTIDNVEPYIREKLENKEKIMGFGHRVYRKGDPRAKHLRKMSEKLTKLVGEPHWYEMSAKIEEIVTSEKSLPPNVDFYSASVYHCLGIDHDLFTPIFAVSRMSGWLAHILEQYDNNRLIRPRAEYTGPTKRTYVPIEQRG
- the pfkA gene encoding 6-phosphofructokinase yields the protein MKRIGVLTSGGDSPGMNAAIRAVVRKAIYHGIEVFGVYHGYAGLIAGKIRKLEVGDVGDIIHRGGTILYTARCPEFKTEEGQLKGIEQLKKHGIEGLVVIGGDGSYQGAKKLTEHGFPCVGVPGTIDNDIPGTDFTIGFDTALNTVIDAIDKIRDTATSHERTYVIEVMGRHAGDIALWSGLAGGAETILIPEADYDMDDIIARLKRGHERGKKHSIIIVAEGVGSGVEFGKKIQEATGFETRVTVLGHVQRGGSPTAFDRVLASRLGARAVELLLEGKGGRCVGIQNNQLVDHDIAEALATKHTVDQKMYLLSKELSI
- a CDS encoding DUF441 domain-containing protein, whose translation is MNGPILFLLILFIIGLIAKNQSLMIAVAVLLIIKMIGLEGKWLPVIHEKGIHWGVTIITIAVLAPIATGEIGFKELVASLQSFSAWIALLSGIFVALVAKGGITLLSTDPHMTAALVFGTIIAVSFFHGVAVGPLIGAGIAYMVMKVIEYF
- the icd gene encoding NADP-dependent isocitrate dehydrogenase translates to MVTQGEKITVTNGVLNVPNNPIIPFIEGDGTGPDIWAAASRVLEAAVEKAYKGEKKIVWKEVLAGEKAYKQTGEWLPQETLDVIREYIIAIKGPLTTPVGGGIRSLNVALRQELDLFVCLRPVRYFKGVPSPVKRPEDTDMVIFRENTEDIYAGIEYAKGTPEVKKVIDFLQNEMGVRKIRFPETSGIGIKPISEQGSKRLVRAAINYAIEHGRKSVTLVHKGNIMKFTEGAFKNWGYELAEEEFGDKVFTWAQYDRIVETEGKEAANKALAEAEESGKIIIKDVIADIFLQQILTRPREFDVVATMNLNGDYISDALAAQVGGIGIAPGANINYETGHAIFEATHGTAPKYAGLDKVNPSSVILSGVMMFEHLGWNEAAKLIVDALEKTIAAKIVTYDFARLMEGATEVKCSEFADAIIRNME
- a CDS encoding FxsA family protein produces the protein MKWFIGMLIVIPALEIALFILSGKLIGVWSTVALIVLTGIMGVWLAKRQGLAVIEETKRELFYGRLPSGAILDGICVFIGGVLLLTPGFLTDVVGVFLLLPATRSIVKPYIARWLKSLFDTKTFFFYR
- the ytvI gene encoding sporulation integral membrane protein YtvI, giving the protein MSRHHLYSFLRFLLVIAIVVFGAIALYYVSTVTYPFIIAFFIAFLINPLVNFLEMKVKMPRWLAVVVTLIVLFALVAGLVTLLIAEIVSGTQYLANVVPEKFQKLVTYIETFFAQQIIPLYHDLAVLFKNLDASQQDTIMNNIQAVGTQIATTVGQFIQHVLQNIPQLLAWLPNVATVFIFSLLATFFISKDWYRLTGMVQKILPAKAHKSGKTVFLDLKKALFGFIKAQATLISITTVIVLIGLLILGVDYAITIALIIGLVDILPYLGTGIVFVPWIIYAAASGDVPFAIGLGVLYIIVLVQRQIMEPKVLSSSIGLDPLATLVALFVGFKLIGFLGLIVGPVTLVIIRTLHSANVFRDIWNFIIGKPAS
- the pyk gene encoding pyruvate kinase — protein: MMRKTKIVCTIGPASESVDKLVELINAGMNVARLNFSHGDYAEHGRRIQNIREAVKRTGKTVAILLDTKGPEIRTHNMENGAIELKEGEQLIISMREVLGTPEKISVTYEKLVDDVAPGAKILLDDGLIGLEVISVDQQAREIVTRVLNGGVLKNKKGVNVPGVRVNLPGITDKDRQDILFGIEQGVDFIAASFVRRASDVLEIRELLEANNALHIQIIAKIENQEGVDNIDEILEVADGLMVARGDLGVEIPAEEVPLIQKALIKKCNMLGKPVITATQMLDSMQRNPRPTRAEASDVANAIFDGTDAVMLSGETAAGHYPVEAVKTMHQIALRTEQALQYREILAQRTKESATTITDAIGQSVAHTALNLDVAAIVTPTVSGKTAGMVSKYRPKAPIVAVTSDESVSRKLALIWGVYSQVAPQVNTTDEMLDIAVEAAIKSGVVKHGDLVVITAGVPVGETGSTNLMKVHVIGDIIAKGQGIGRKSAFGKAVIAKTAEEAINKMVEGGILVTYGTDADMMEALEKAAAIITEEGGLTSHAAVVGLSLGIPVIVGVENATSILKDGQEITVDAGFGAVYQGHASVL